A stretch of DNA from Sebastes fasciatus isolate fSebFas1 chromosome 16, fSebFas1.pri, whole genome shotgun sequence:
TCCCTGGTTAGGCTGCTCTGAGCTTTTATTCCAATCATATCTTTGCTTCAAGGAGTATGTTAGAGAGGGAGTGTTATgagaaagttaatattaacaccAAGATGGCACAGGATAAACTTGGACTGTGGATCCCAAAGTGGAGAACAGGGCTAGTTGAAAAGGATGTGGGAATCCCGGCTGAGCCaaggaaatattgtactcatatccatcaacactcaatattccttaaaggaccagtatgtagcatttagggggttctattggcagaaatggaatacaacattatgtgttttcttgagtgtataatcacctgattgttgtgttttcgttaccttagaatgagccgtttatatctacagtacatagggagcgggtcctctccacggagtccgccatgtttctacagtagcccagaacggacaaaccaaacacttgggccggagtcaataacgttactcactcccgTTGCCGCTCTCCCTCTcgtgcttcaccactcacttcccacgtacacacacacacacactctactcactggctctgctccaaatgacccaCGCTACTCTAACGCtacgttcacactacgagcaacAAAACAGCCAAGCGTGAACAGCTACATTGTCGCAGAGTCGCCGTTAaagtgttgctcaagcgctCGTTGATGTAGTTACGTCGTAAAATAGCACTGGGAGCCGGCTAAATGCATTTTTATAGACGGTACAGATATGATTGGTTGGCGCTTCACCGCGTTattggagcgctgaaaaaaAGTGGAGACCAgctcaattttatttgtaatgcGTCAAAAAGCGACAAGTGTCGggcgtcagtttgtagcttcatgtcaccggcttccattgaaaatgacttgtagcctgATTGCTGTGTCGCTCCTAGTGTGAACGCAGCATTACAACGACTgtaggcttcagttggttgcaatctccaacctcaccactagatagcgccagatcctacacactggaacGTTAAGTCAGCAGAGTGAATCTTCCCACTGTTGTCAAAGTGTCCTTCTTTGTTAAATGTTATCAAAATGTATGTAGAGCATAGGAGCCCCCTGAGCTCAGGAGTTCAACAGTGCTTGTGAACTTGAATGGTGGTGCTATATCATTTTCATCATGGTGCGTTCATGGCTAACGGGGCTGGGACGACAGTAGTAGCAAGCTGTGAAGGTTACAGGCAAATAGAATCAGCAAGAAGATGGTAAAAACAATACTGTTCTCTGTTCTATTCTGCTTATTTTCTAAAACACACCTTTTATTAGTTGTCATAGTTCATGATATGACTCAGAAAATAGAAGATAACTGTTCTCAGCTCCCTCTCCTGACAGCTCATCTTATGCTGAGGCGCCCACATGGTTTTCCAGTTTCGTCCGCTACAGAAAGTAAATGACTTTAAAATGCTTTGTTGCCTGTGACGTGTGTGTCGGTGCTTTTGATCAATCTCTTAAAATGACTCAGCTGacataaattaatgaatgagcAGAGGATAAAAGCAGTGCAGTCCAGTAAATAGTCTCTTTTTGCTCTAAATGAAAACTGTTAATAACAGGATTGACAGAGCAAACTGCTGCAGTTTGAATCTCGCTTCAACAGTGTGACATCAACTGTTTCCCCAAAAGGCTTAAGTTGTTTTCATGCCTGCGTTTGTCTCCGATTTTATTTGTATGTGATGCCCAATTAAAAGAGTATAAAGTCACGACTAAACCCTGCCCAACTCCAGCTaaataatccacagaagacGGTCATCATAAAACAAGAGTTCCTCTTTTCTGAGACAGTAAAAAGGTCATATTGTGGCTAGTGACTTATTTCATCTAAAAAGCAGAAGGGATATGTTACAAAGATTTTGTgaattgaacaaaaaaaaatgtatacttATATAACAATATGctgtataaacataataaaacacatttttcagagtTTGAGACAGGTTGTTTGCTCTTTTTTTGTTCAGATTCCCCTTATTTATTCTCCCATTAATGTTTTTCTATAGTATTGTAACATTCACTATCTGCTATGGTGGGTGAAACTATGTAATGAGTGATTACAGTAAAGAGTTCTGCTTGTCAACAATTGTTCAGACCTATATGTGAGATATTGTTACCTCcaatggtaacactttataataaccatcatttataaacggtaaattgatagttaattaaacttagctAATAGTTATTGTTAGTTATAACAATGAcataattaatgtttaattattagtaatgctatcatttctgttattttatcattagtttgtgtaatattaaataatttataaattatataaatatatattgtattaaaatatatcatagctgataggagacgataattacattttgattacattagtaaacttaACAGTTTATTGTGCACAcgttataacattttatatactatattgaGTATTTGTTAGTGACTACCAAATGAttttaaacctttaagaaatcattcgtaaaatatctataaacattacatagatagatggaccagaaacccattattaaccattgacaaagtattaactatccatctaaataatgtttatagatgctttacaacatatttattaaccatttaacaaggtattctAATCATCAGTTATCACTTTATAACAGCCatctaaataatgttaatagatggtttacaaacccATTATTTAGCATTAACAAAGTGCTACAAATATCTGGTATATGTAATGTTTATGGATGTTTTACAATttattaaaggtttacaaataatttcatAATCATTAACTACTtcatatagtatatcaaatgttGTGTGccacaataaactgttaaaataacagaaatgatagcactactaataattagtaaacatttaTCATTTCACggtttaacagtaaaataactattaactaaatttaattactgtaattatcaatttaccattaataaatgatgtttattataaagtgttaccaaaccAACTCTTAATCTGTTTATTTAATACCATTTCCTCGCTGGTCACGATTAAAGTTGTGCTCAGAAATGGTTCCATTGTCCGGAAGGAAAATAATCTGCCTGCAGAGGAGTTAACCCGACTTGAAGATAAAGtattaaagataaaaaaaaaaaaactaaactgagaaagtgaaagaaatgTGCTGGTAcgttctgttaaaaaaaaaaaacagctggacattgtgttgtgttatcaAGCTTTGAGGTGGTGATAAGAGAAACATTATGTcctatattttttgtttattcagCACAGAATCACTGTGATCCATCttttttagcaaaaaaaatacaatccCATAAGAAGAAAGTAAGTCATTTATTGTGTTTCAGACATTAGGACAAGATCCAGTGTCATCTTCCatcagatttaaaaaacaacaacaagaagtacgctttaaaaaaagtaaaacaatggtGTAAAAATGGACGAGCATTGAAGCTCCCACACtggcaaaaacatttttacaatgAAATGCTGAGTAACAGTCTTTCTGCTTTTGGTCACATCCATAATAAACAGTGTAGGAGAAATGTGGCCCGACTTGCTACAAGCTCTGTATGTAAACACCGGTCTTCAGGCTTGATCCGACTGAGCCGGTCATCGACCCTGTGATGGAAGAGAGAGGAATACATGAAGGATTTTACTCTGTTAACatatctgtgtgcgtgtgtgtccacAGACGTACCTGTTGCTTCTTCATAATCTCGTCTCTTGTCTTGAAGATCGGTGCGTCCTCCACCACGACGCCTTCAGCCATTTCCGTCACTTTCTCCAGCAGCTCTGTGCTATACCTGCCGTGAGTGACGAGAAAATGTTCTGTTAATATAACGACCCACAATTATTCTGCATCCTTGATTCATCTGTGGTTCACATTGTTTCTTAAGTAAGAATgcaaaaatttgaaaataaatattcaaaaaaaaaataataagaatgtTTTCCAATAGCAGTATGagtgctgaaatgattagtcgacCAATCAGTTAGTCAATCGAAAATTTACACTTTTGATAATCAAAGCATTGCCATTAAAGTCACTtaagaaatgcttcatccctggaaatttattttaagtccaatttattattattattattattattattgttattattattattattattataataattaagtcaaaaaaataaaataaaataaaataaatttaaggTGGAAAAAATGCAACTGCAGTTTATTTTGTGTGTTCACCTTCCGGCCACAGGGGGCAGCAGAGAGCCAAGTTAAAGAGTTGAGAATGAGACGAAGAAGATTTTGAACCCAAACACATGCTTCCACACATACAAAGGTGAGTTTTCATATTTATAAGTATTTGTAACACACTATGTGTTAAGTTCAGTTCAAGTTAAGTCACTAAAGTGTGTCTGTGATGAAGAACACGTTGTGTTTTCCTCACCTGCAGCCGAGGAAGACGTTGTTCGCCCAGACCATGGACAGAGACATCAGCTGGTCCAGGTGCGGGTCCTCGTAGTCCCCGAAGTTCCTCAGGATGAACTCCCTCCGGGCCTGCCAGTGTTTCTCACTCTCCCAGTAGCCTCGAAACGTCTCCACCTGATCCGCTACGGCTCTGTTCTGCTGGATAAAGTCCTCCACGTCCATGtttgccatgttgctctgcacAGGACGAGTCAACAAAGAAGACTTCCTATTTGAGAAGTAGGTACTGGAAGTAGTTTTACAGCtgagtgtgtttacaaacagcgaCACATGGTGGTGGAGCTGAGAGCTGCGACTGACTGGAAATAAACCGGGGCTTCTTCCAGGTTGTTGGTGGTAGTCAGAtggattaaattaattaaatgtgcaACATGTTAATTcatcaaattaatacatttacataaaaatatgTAACATTACAGactattaattaatttaacaagTTCCCCCCTAATATATCACTGACCtagtactttttaaatctaagctcaagactttttaatttagattggcttttaatacctagtagcgctgtgacatttttcctgtgctttttatgtacctttttatgattttatgatatgtttttttttttttattcctgttatttcttgatgcTAATGTAAAGAactttgggtaccttttggttattgtaaagggctatacaaatatatgttgattgattgattaatggCTCATCAAAAAGTGGAGCAAAAAAGGCCAGAAGTTATCAATATCTCTAACTGaaatgacaaataagtcaactttttctctatttattttcGTATGTTCAGTACATACAACAAGTGAGTATTAAAAACGTAAATGTTGCTTTCAGTAAGATTTTCCTTAATTTATAATGCAGTGAGTGCAAATGTACA
This window harbors:
- the cdkn2aipnl gene encoding CDKN2AIP N-terminal-like protein, producing the protein MANMDVEDFIQQNRAVADQVETFRGYWESEKHWQARREFILRNFGDYEDPHLDQLMSLSMVWANNVFLGCRYSTELLEKVTEMAEGVVVEDAPIFKTRDEIMKKQQGR